The genomic interval TCCTCGGCGGTCTTGGCGTCGACGTACTCCTCAGCGCAGTAGCGTTGAAACGTGTCGCAGTTGATTTTCAGCCTGATCCCCGACTATCATGTCCGATTAACTTTACGCCTGTTTACCCAAGCTATTTGCAATGACCGATGACGAGTCGTCCGAGTCTGCAAAGGAAAATCCCGAATATTCTGTCCCTGCAGAGCTTACCCCGGTTTCGAAATGGGCCAAGGGCTTTACCGCTGATCAGGTCCATTCGTTTCGCAATGACTACGAAGCGCGAAATTTCGTGCTCGGTGATGACATCGGTGTTTTCTTCAACGCCCGTGCTTCCGAAGTGGTCCCCGCATCGATTATTTACAGGTCGGGACGGGTTTCAAGTTTAGAATCCGAGCCGATGTCTGAGATTACAGAAGTGGTTGCAACCAGTGCATTAGGCACCATGCCATTGCGGGAAGCCATGGATGATCCGCGCGCACGCTTTCAGTCGATTGCGGTCGTTCACGAGGGGAAGCTTGTGCTGGAAGAATATCGGGGAATGAGGGAGAATGAAAATCATATATGGAATTCCACAGCAAAAACCCTGAGTGGGCTTCTAATTCATATCCTCGAAGAAGACGGGCTCATCGATCTGAACAAGCCGGTTACTGCGTACGTCCCAGAGTGGGAAGGTACAGATTGGGAGAAAGTCCGGGTATCCCAGGTTTTGCACCAACGCTCAGGCATGGACTTCGTCGAGAATAATGAGAACGTACGAAACCCGAAGCATCCGGTCAGCCGTGCCTTTTCTAGCGCATTGGCCGCCAGAGACGAACCACAAGGCGAGTCGATTAACGATCTCCTGACCGAAGTCGTGCTTAAGGATGAACCAGGCACTGTGTTCGATTATTCAACCTTCAATACACAGGTGCTTGGAATCATTATAGAGAAAGTCACAAAAAAGCCGTTTGATGTCGTATTGTCCGAACGTATCTGGTCACCCGCCGGTATGGAAGGTGATGCCTTGTTGGTTCTTACGCCGAGCGGAGAGCCACTGAATGGCGGTATATTTGGCTCACGCCTTCGTGACTTTGCACGGTATGGGATGCTTTTTACCCCAAGCTGGAGGGAGGCATCTGACACTCGTA from Haloarcula pelagica carries:
- a CDS encoding serine hydrolase domain-containing protein is translated as MTDDESSESAKENPEYSVPAELTPVSKWAKGFTADQVHSFRNDYEARNFVLGDDIGVFFNARASEVVPASIIYRSGRVSSLESEPMSEITEVVATSALGTMPLREAMDDPRARFQSIAVVHEGKLVLEEYRGMRENENHIWNSTAKTLSGLLIHILEEDGLIDLNKPVTAYVPEWEGTDWEKVRVSQVLHQRSGMDFVENNENVRNPKHPVSRAFSSALAARDEPQGESINDLLTEVVLKDEPGTVFDYSTFNTQVLGIIIEKVTKKPFDVVLSERIWSPAGMEGDALLVLTPSGEPLNGGIFGSRLRDFARYGMLFTPSWREASDTRIVSDSYFEKLHESADKSIYLNGGQGPRMVEEFGSGPTAAAYQWDAIFEDGDLYKAGRNGNCLYVSPETDTVVVWFSTTYENSLWLSTYARSIVNQHFRDR